CGATCTCGCAAACCGACCCGGTAAAGCGCTCGCAGGAACTGATGCGCACACCTTTGCCAAAACGGTTTTATGAAAAGGCGGAAGTGGCTGAAACCGAAGGCGGTTTCACGGTGCATCTGGATGGTCGCCCGGTTAAAACACCTGCGCGTGCAGTTTTGCTTTTGCCAACAGCGCAAGCGGCAGAAATCGTTGCAGAAGAGTTTCGCGCACAGGTAGAAGTTATCGATCCTTCCAAGATGCCTGCAACGCGTCTGGTGAACACAGCAATCGACGGCATTGCGCAAGACCCGCAGGCGGTTTTCGAAGATATTCTGCGCTTTGCTGGCACCGACATGATCTGTTACCGCGCCGCGAGCCCGAAAGAGCTTGTTGCTCGCCAGACCGAACAATGGTGTCCGCTGATCGACTGGGCCGAAAGCCTCGGCGCACGTTTTGCACTGGCCGAAGGCGTGATGCATGTTGAACAGTCCCGCGAAGCAATTGCAGCTTTTGGCGTTCATCTGACAGAATTTAGAAATCCGATTGCGCTGGCTTCGCTCCACACCATGACCACACTGACGGGCTCCGCACTCATTGCATTGGCAATTGCTAAGGGCGAATTGTCTGTAGAAGACGGCTGGAAGCGTGCGCATCTCGATGAAGACTGGACTGTCGAGCATTGGGGTGAAGACGCAGAAGCACAAGCGCGTCGCAAGACCCGTCACGGAGAAATGCTGGTTGCAGCCCGCGTGTTGCAGGCGCTCTAGTTATTATTTAGCTAATAAGCGTAGTTTATTGATAGAAATAGAAAACCCGGCTTGCGCCGGGTTTTCTTTCGCGTGCATTTTGCACGTCGTTCCCCTCGGTAACCGTCTTAATCGATGCGGGCCGTTGCCGACCCGCAGTAGCGATTAAACCGAGTAGTACATGTCGAACTCGACTGGATGCGGCGTTGTTTCATAACGCAGCACTTCAGCCATTTTGAGTTCGATGAAGCTGTCGATCTGATCGTCTTCAAACACGCCGCCAGCCTTGAGGAACTCGCGATCCTTGTCGAGTGCCTGCAGAGCTTCACGAAGCGAACCGCAAACCGTTGGGATCTTCTTGAGTTCCTTTGCAGGCAGATCGTAAAGATCCTTGTCCATAGCCTGACCTGGATGAATCTTGTTCTTGATACCGTCAAGACCAGCCATCAGCAGAGCTGCAAAGCACAGATATGGGTTTGCCGATGGATCAGGGAAACGAACTTCAAGGCGCTTTGACTTCGGCGACGAGCCGAAAGGAATGCGGCAGGAAGCCGAGCGGTTGCGAGCCGAGTAAGCCAGCAGAACTGGAGCTTCATAACCTGGAACCAGGCGCTTGTAGGAGTTGGTTGATGGGTTCGTGAATGCGTTTACAGCCTTAGCGTGCTTGATAACGCCGCCGATGAAGAACAGGCAGTTTTCCGACAGGCCAGCATATTCATTGCCAGCGAAAGTTGGCTTGCCATCTTTCCAGATCGAGAAGTGAACGTGCATACCAGAGCCGTTGTCACCGAAAACTGGCTTTGGCATGAAGGTTGCAGTTTTGCCATAGGCATTAGCGACCTGATGCACGACATATTTCTGGATCTGCATCTTGTCGGCATTGCGTACCAGCGTGTCGAATTTCGTGCCAAGTTCGTGCTGTGCAGAAGCGACTTCGTGGTGATGCTTTTCAACGGTTACGCCCATTTCCGTCAGAACGGTGAGCATTTCGGAGCGCATATCCTGAAGGCTGTCCACTGGTGGAACCGGGAAATAGCCACCCTTAACGCGTGGACGATGACCCATATTGCCAGTTTCGTAATCGGTATCGTCGTTCGAAGGCAGTTCGGTCGAGTCGAGCTTGAAGCCGGTGTTGAATGGATCAACCTTAAACTTCACATCATCGAAGACGAAGAATTCAGCTTCCGGGCCAACATAAACGGTATCGCCGATGTTGAGCGACTTCATGTAGGATTCCGCCTTCTTTGCAGTCCCGCGTGGATCGCGGCCATAAGCTTCACCCGAAATCGGATCAAGAATGTCGCAGAGAATAACCAGCGTGGACTGTGCGAAGAATGGATCAATGTGGGCTGTTTCTGGATCTGGCTTCAGAACCATGTCGGATTCGTTGATAGCCTTCCAGCCGCCAATCGAAGAGCCGTCGAACATAACGCCGTCTTCAAACATTTCTTCGTCGACGAGGCCAACATCCATCGTGACGTGATGCAGCTTGCCCTTTGGGTCGGTGAAGCGAAGGTCAACAAACTTTACGTCGTTGTCTTTGATCTGTTTCAGAATGTCATTGGCAGTCGTCATTTTGGTATCCTGTTTGCACGGCTGTGTTCGGTAGACTTGGGTCGGAAGACTTCGGTCGATAGTTTGATTGGGTTAAATCGCGTCCACGCCGGATTCGCCGGTACGGATACGAATAACTTCTTCGATATTGGAAACGAAAATCTTACCGTCGCCAATACGGCCTGTCTGGGCCGCTTTGCGAATAGCTTCAATAGCGCCATCAACAGTTTCGTCAGCGACGATGACTTCGACTTTTACCTTGGGAAGAAAATCAACGACATATTCTGCACCGCGATAAAGTTCAGTATGGCCTTTCTGACGGCCGAAACCCTTGGCTTCAATGACCGTAATACCCTGCAAGCCGACTTCCTGAAGGGCTTCCTTCACTTCATCGAGTTTGAAAGGTTTAATAATGGCTTCGATCTTTTTCATCAGAGAATTGTCTCCGCTCTTGTTCGGAAATGGACATTGTGCCCGTTTCGCTGAAATAGAAGCATGAACTGTGCCAACTTATTTGTCGTTTGTCGAATTTTTAAAAACATGCGCTGATTTGGGAGGTTTTTCCCATATTTCTGCATCTAAACCGCTAGAAATGCGGCTAAACGCGAGGCTAGCGCATTTTTTAAATTTCAAAAGTTCAAGTTCTTCGTCGCAGACTGGCATTATTATGAGCATCTACACAAGCTGCTCTGCGAGAAAGATTTTTAACAAGGTTTCAATCTCGTTAGCGGTGATTAAAAAATAGGCGAAATGCAATAAACTTCATCAGGCTTGCGCAAATTCGTCTGCCGCGTAATTAATAACGTTCATTGCAGAGGAAGGTGCCGCTTATGTTTGAACTCTTGACGCCGGAGCAAATGTCGCGTGCAGATGCTATAACCATCGATAGCGGCAAGCGAGACGGTTTTTCTCTCATGCTTGCGGCTGGCCATGCAGTTGCTGAAGTGGCGCGGAGTATGTTTTCCGCACGAGGACCAATCGCAATTCTATGCGGGCCGGGGAACAACGGCGGTGATGGCTATGTTGCAGCACAGTTCCTTATAGAAGCGGGACGCGAAGTCATTTGTTTTGGAACGAAGCAGCCGCGTGAGCGAAGTAATGCAATGCGCGCCCTTCATTTTTACAAAGGAGAAGTTCACCGCCTAAGCGCGATGGTGCCGACTGATTTCGTCGGCATTATAGATGCGCTCTATGGTGCGGGCTTGTCACGTCCGGTCGATGGCGTTGAGGCGCGTGTTATCGACAGGGTGAATGCATCAGATATTCCGGTTCTTGCTGTCGATTTGCCAAGCGGTATTTCGGGCTTTAACGGGCGGGTGCTTGGTAATGCCATCAACGCACGCGCAACTGTAACCTTCTTCCGCAAAAAGCCCGGACATCTTTTACAACCCGGTCGCACGCATTGTGGTGTGCTTCATGTTGCAGACATTGGCATCTTGGATAATGTGCTCGACAAGATTGCGCCAAATACATTTGAAAACGCGCCAGAACTTTGGCGGGATCAATTACCAGCACTGTCAATCAACGCGCATAAATATAGTCGCGGTCATGCCGTTGTTTTTTCTGGCCCGGAACATTCAACAGGCGCAGCGCGACTGTCCGCCATGGCTGCTGCACGCAGTGGTTCAGGGGCTGTTACTCTTCTGTCGCCACCTCACGCGTTTGCAACAAATGCGGCTCATCTGACGAGCATAATGGTGCGCGAGACGCGCAGTATCAAAGATGTTGAAGCATTCCTGATTGATCGCAAGGTTGCAGCCTGTGTTCTCGGCCCAGGCTATGGCAGTGCCAAGTTTGCGCGCGATCACGCTCCGTTACTTCTGTCAGCAGCGAATAATCGCGCGGAACATTTAAAGGGATTGGTACTTGATGCGGACGGCATAACCGCTTTCGAGGAGAGGCCTGAACAACTTTTCAACGCAAAACGCAGCGATCACACAGCGCTCGTACTCACTCCGCATGAAGGAGAGTTTCGACGTTTATTTCCCGATATTGCTGCGGATTCCGAAACATCAAAACCGGATAAGGCACGCCAGGCAGCCAAACGTGCCAATGCTGTGGTGATTTATAAGGGGCCAGATACAGTCATCGCAGCACAAGATGGACGTGCGGCCATCAATGCTAATGGCACGCCACTCTTAGCGACAGCCGGATCGGGCGATGTGCTTGCTGGCATCATATGCGGACTGCTCTCACAAGGAATGCCAGCTTTTGAAGCCGCATGCGCTGCGGTCTGGATACACGCTGATGCGGCACGTCGTTTCGGTCATGGCCTTATTGCCGAGGATTTACCGCTGCAACTGCCTGCTGTCTGGTCAGCTCTTGAGCGATCAGCGTCTTGAAATGCGGCTGTTTCCGTTGCCCACGTCGACGGTGATACTACCGGAAACTGACACATCCGTATTACCAACGCGGAAGTTTTTCCATGTTCCGCCTTGCTGATTGTCGGGTTCAGGCGCAGGCGGTGGCGCTGATACGATCGGCGTTTGCGGCTTTACCCCCGGCAGGCCAGTAGGCGCAGGTTCATTTGCAAAAGCAAATGCTGATATTGTTGTCGAGAAAACGGTGGTAAGCATAAGTAATCTATTCATAATCATACTCCCTTACACCTTATCTGCGACGGCCTCTAAAAGCTGGTCCGCCATTTCGAGCGTAAATTCATCATAATGCGAAATGACGCGGCTCGGTTCGTAATGCTGAACTGGCAAATCAGTATATCCGAAATCGACCGCCACGACAGGAATGCCTGCTGCCTTCGCAGTATCAATATCGGTACGGCTATCACCAACCATGATAGCGAGGTCGCGATTACCGCCTGCAAGAGCGATGGTTTCCGTCAAATGACGAGGGTCAGGCTTGCGGAATGCGAATGTATCTGCGCCGCAAATAGCAGCGAAACGATTCGCTTCACCCATTGCCTTCAGCAACTTTACTGCCAGCGCTTCAAACTTATTTGTACAAACTGCCAGCGTATAGCCATTCGCACTGAAGCGATCCATGGCTTCAAGCACGCCCGGATAGAACGATGAATGTCCCGGCATATTTGCGCTATAATGCGCGCGAAATTTTTCAACCAACTCATCCAGCTTCGCGTCATCGACCTGCTTTTGCTGGGCTGCAAAAGCGCGTTCAATCATAACGCGTCCGCCTTGGCCGACAAAGCGACGAAGTGCGCCATGATCTGCTGTCTTTAAACCGGAAATCGAAAGGCAATGATTTAAGCTATCCAGAAGGTCCGGTGCAGTTTCAACCAATGTTCCGTCGAGATCGAACACAATGATTGGTTTTGAATTGGCAGCGAACATAATGTTTCCTTCTGGAATTGATCTGTGCATTGCTAGCTGATCTTTCAGATAGGCTCAAGTTTGTGTCTTCTCAAGACAACGCTGAAACAAGAGTTCATCGCAAAAATAACGATAAATTGTATTGAGAGCTTTGTTGCGTTGGCCACGCATGCTAGAGGCGTTGCCGGAGAAGGATGAAAATCCGCTGGGAAGACAGGAATTCTGAGCATGGATGAAGCACGCAAGCTGAAAATCGCCGCCGCTGCCGAGGCATTGACGCACGTCAAAGACGGAATGCGTCTTGGAATTGGCACCGGCTCTACCGCAGAAGAATTTGTGCGCCTGCTGGCTGAAAAGGTGAAAAGCGGTTTCAAGGTTATTGGCGTGCCGACATCGGAGCGCACCGCAGAACTCTGTGCTGACCTTGGTATTGCGCTGACAACGCTTGAAGAAACGCCACATCTTGATCTGACAATTGATGGCGCTGATGAGGTTGATCCAAACCTGTCGCTTATCAAAGGCGGCGGTGGCGCTTTGCTTCGCGAGAAGATCGTAGCAACTGCGTCTGATTCGATGATCGTTATTGCCGACGGATCGAAAGTTGTTGAAACACTCGGCCGTTTTCCTTTGCCAATCGAAGTCAATCGCTTTGGCCTTAAAGCGACTTTGCTCGGTATTGAGGCTGCCGCAGCGCAATGTGGTCTTGCAGGTCCACTCGTCCTGCGGTTAAAAGATGGCGCGCCATTTGTAACGGATGGTGGACATTATATCGTGGATGCATCTTTTGGCCGCATTCCCGATCCAAAGATTCTTTCTGACGCTCTCTTCGCCATACCGGGTGTTGTTGAGCACGGACTTTTTATCGGACTGGCACGCGCCGCAATCATCGCTGGCGCTGACGGTATCCGAACCATGAACCGGCCTTGAGGGGCCGATACGAATTGTTTGAACGGAGTACCGACCATATGATCCCGGCAACTGGCTTCCGCCGTCTGATTGCACCGTTTTCCGCACTTGTCTTGATGTCAGGCATCCATGCGGCATCTGCGCAGGAAATTTCTGCCTCGCATCTCGATGCTGCCCGCGCGGCAATCGCTTCGATTCAGGCAACTGAACAGTTCGACGAAATTCTGCCAAGCGCGGCACGCGCTCTCAAGGGTGAGCTGATCCAGAAGGATCCAAACCTTGAAGCGCTCATCACGAAGACCGTTGATGACAAGGCTATTGCTTTGGCTGCACGCCGCGCTGATCTCGAAACCGAATCTGCCCGCGCTTATGCCAATGCGTTCAGCGAAGATGAACTCAAGGCAATCGCTGCGTTCTACACATCGGATGCGGGCAAGAAGCTTCTTGCAGAAGGTCCAATCGTAACCCGTGAAGTCGTGAAAGCTGCAAATATCTGGCAGAACGGCATTGCCCGCGATCTCGCGACCTCTGTTGCAGAAGTTCTCGCAGCACAGGCTGGTGCCGCTGCTGCTCCTGAGCAGCCAGCTCAGTAATATTTTGCGATAGTCACGTAGAATTTAAAAGCCCGGCGACTTGGCCGGGCTTTTTCTTTTGCTTACATAAGTCGAAGAAACAGATTTGAATGGAGAGTTCCATGGCCGGTTATGATTATGATCTTTTTGTTATCGGCGGTGGCTCCGGTGGTGTACGGGCAGGGCGACTAGCCGGTGCCATGGGCAAAAAGGTTGGTCTGGCCGAAGAATATCGCATGGGCGGAACCTGCGTCATTCGTGGCTGTGTTCCTAAAAAGCTGTTTGTCTATGCTTCGCAATTTCCAGAGCATTTTGAAGATGCAGCTGGCTATGGCTGGGATGTCGGCAAATCAAGCTTTGACTGGAAGAAGCTTATTGAAGCCAAAGACAAAGAAATTGACCGGCTTGAAGGCCTTTATCGCAAAGGTCTGGAAAACTCGAAGGTCGAGATTTTTGCAAGCCGTGCAGAACTGATTGATGCTCATACGATTGAACTGAAAGCTGATGGTCGCCGTGTCACTGCCGATCAGATTCTGATTGCAACTGGTGGCTTTGCCAGTGTGCATGAATCCCTGCCGGGCGCAGAATATTGCATCACCTCCAATGAAGCGTTTCATCTCGAAAAATTGCCAAAGGCCATCGTTATTGCTGGCGGTGGCTATATTGCTGTCGAGTTTGCCAATATTTTTCATGGGCTTGGCGTTGAAACCACAATTGTCTATCGCGGCAAAGAAATCCTGTCGCGCTTTGATCATGATCTGCGTCATCTGCTGCATGAAACCATGGAAGCCAAGGGCATCCGCATTATATGCGGGGCGGTGTTCGAGAAGGTTGAAAAACAGGCTAATGGCGAGCTGAAAGTTTTGCTGACCAATGGTGAAACACTGAATGTCGGTCAGGTGATGATGGCAATTGGGCGTAAGCCCAACACAAAGGGTCTCGGCCTCGAAAAAGCTGGCGTTAAAACAGACGCGCTCGGCGCAATCGAAGTGGATGACTATTCACGCACCAGTGCGTCAAACATCTGGGCCGTGGGTGACGTCATCAATCGCGTTCAGCTGACCCCGGTGGCCATCCATGAAGCCATGTGCTTCCTTGAAACCGCGTTTAAAAACAATCCGACCAAGCCTGATCACGACCTGATTGCTACAGCAGTGTTCTCGCAGCCTGAAATCGGCACCGTCGGCTTGCCGGAAGATGAAGCCGCCAAGAAATATGCTGAGCTGGAAATCTATCGCGCACTTTTCCGCCCGATGAAGAACACGCTTTCGGGCCGCAATGAAAAGATGCTGATGAAGCTCATTGTGGATGCTGAAAGCCGCAAGGTTGTCGGTGCTCACATCATGGGGCCGGATGCAGGCGAAATGGCGCAATTGCTGGGAATTTCTTTGAAGGCTGGTGCAACCAAAGATGACTTCGACCGCACCATGGCCGTGCATCCGACAGCAGCGGAAGAGCTGGTCACCATGTATAAGCCGACCTACCGTGTTGTGAATGGCAAGAAGGTCGAAAACTGAACTTTCGTATCCTTCCAATCCTGTTAACGATTCTTGCTGGTATAAAGTGAGCGTCTGCATTATATCAACGCGATCACGCGTGCTGGTTTGCGTGCAAAGACATTAAATTGTCTTGCTCAAGCGCATTCCAGCTTTCGTGCAAGGAGGACAAAATCCGAGAGAAATCGCGCGGATAATTAAACAGGTGTGAAATGACGAAGAACTGGACCCCGAATTCCTGGAGAGACAAACCGATCAAGCAAGTGCCGTTTTATCCAGACGCACAGGCTTTGACCGATGTTGAGGCTCGCCTTCGTACCTATCCACCGCTCGTTTTTGCCGGCGAGGCACGTAAGCTGAAAACACAGCTTGCAGCCGTTGCCGAAGGAAAAGCATTTCTGCTTCAGGGCGGCGATTGTGCGGAGAGTTTCGCAGAACATGGCGCGGATAATATTCGCGACTTTTTCCGCGTCTTTTTGCAGATGGCCGTTGTACTGACTTTTGGTGCTTCCAAGCCTGTTGTTAAGGTTGGCCGTATTGCGGGTCAGTTCGCAAAGCCGCGTTCATCCGATATGGAAACGCTCAATGGCGTTGAGCTGCCTTCATACCGCGGTGACATCATCAACGGCATCGATTTCGATGAAGCTTCGCGTATCCCTGATCCGCAGCGTCAGGACATGGCTTACCGCCAGTCTGCTGCGACGTTGAACCTGCTGCGAGCCTTCGCACAGGGCGGCTACGCGAACCTCGAGAATGTGCATCAGTGGATGCTCGGCTTTGTTGGCAAAAGCCCGCAGGCAGAGCGCTATGCCGCTCTCGCACAGCGTATTTCGGAAACGATGAACTTCATGCGCGCCATTGGGATTACTTCCGATAGCAATCATTCTTTGCGTGAAACCGATTTCTACACCAGCCATGAAGCTTTGCTGCTTGGCTATGAAGAAGCGCTCACACGCGTCGATTCGACCTCTGGCGACTGGTACGGCACTTCCGGTCATATGATCTGGATTGGCGACCGCACACGTCAGGCTGATCATGCGCATATTGAATATTGCCGTGGCATCAAGAATCCGCTCGGTCTGAAATGTGGCCCATCGCTTCAGCCGGATGATCTCATTCGTCTGATTGATCTTCTCAACCCTGAAAACGAAGCAGGTCGTCTGACGCTCATCGCTCGTTTCGGTTACGACAAGGTTGGCGATCATTTGCCACAGCTCATTCGTGCTGTTGAACGTGAAGGCCGTAAGGTCGTCTGGTCTTGTGATCCGATGCACGGCAACACGATCACCGCTGGCGGCTACAAGACGCGTCCGTTCGACCGTATCCTCAAGGAAGTGGAGTCCTTCTTCGCGATCCATCGTGCCGAAGGTTCGCATCCGGGCGGTATCCATGTTGAAATGACCGGCAAGAATGTTACCGAATGCACGGGCGGCGCCCGCGCAATTTCGGCAGAAGATCTGCACGATCGTTACCACACGCATTGCGATCCACGCCTGAATGCCGATCAGGCGCTTGAGTTGGCTTTCCTTTTGGCAGAACTGCTCAAGAAGGAACGCGATGCCGGGACAGAAAAGCAGGCTGTTAACGCCTGATTGGAAAGTCACTTTTTAAATAAGGTCAGGGCGGAGAATTCATTCTCCGCCCTGTTGATTTTTATATGAAGACACTTATTGATCTTTGCATAATTTTTCGGGGGCATCCATGAAGCGGATTTTTCTGGCGTTTCTTAATTCAATGCGTGCTCTCAAGCACTTGGCGAAGCATGAAAAGGCCGTTCAGCAGGAGCTTGTCCTGTTTCTCCTGTCGCTCCCAATCGCATTCTTCATTGCTCCAACTTGGCTGACATTCCTGCTGATGACAGGATCGATCCTGTTTCTCATTCTGGTTGAAGTACTCAACACCGGCATCGAAGCGACCTGCGATGCCGTTTCGCGTGATTTTCATAAAGAAATTCAGATTGCCAAAGACTGTGGCTCGCTCGCAGTGCTGATCGCCATCGTTTTTGTAACGGTCACATGGGTCTATATTCTTTTTACAACCTATCTCATCTGACAAAGAACAACCGTTCTTCAACGCAATCCGTTGCAATCAATCACACAAGCGCGCTAAAGCTTGCGCATGACCAGCGTTAGCGAGAATCTCGATATGCTTCGTATTGCCGTTGCACAGCTCAATCCTGTAATGGGCGACATCGCCGGAAATCTTGAGAAAGCGCGCACAGCGCGTGCACAAGCCGCCCAAATGAACGCCGATCTTGTGATGTTCACGGAGCTGTTCATCGCGGGCTATCCGCCAGAGGATCTGGTTCTGAAAACTGCCTTCGTTGCAGCTTGCGAAAAAGCAGTGAAAGAACTGGCCAAAGACACAGCTGACGGCGGCCCCGGCGTAATTATCGGTACGCCTTTGCAGCGCGATAGCGGCTTACATAATTCAATTGCGGTTCTCGACGGTGGTGAAATTATTGCCGAACGCTTCAAGGTCGATCTGCCAAACTACGGCGAGTTTGACGAAAAGCGCGTTTTCCAGCCCGGCCCGATGCCGGGACCAGTCAATTTCCGTGGTGTACGCATTGGAATTCCGATCTGCGAAGACATCTGGGGCGATTTGGGTGTTGCGGAAACGCTGGCAGAGAGCGGCGCAGAGTTGCTGCTGGTGCCAAATGGTTCGCCTTATCACCGTGCCAAGATCGAGCGTCGTTATCAGGTTGTGCTCAAGCAGGTTATCGAAACAGAGCTCCCCATGCTCTATGCCAATCAGATGGGCGGGCAGGACGAACTGGTTTTCGACGGCGGCTCGTTTGCCTTCAATACGGATAAGAGCCTTTGCCTGCAAATGCCGCAGTTCGCAGAAGCCATCACTTTGACTATCTGGAAGCGCGAGGCTGATGGCTGGCGCTGTGAAGATGCTGAAAAGGCAAAATTGCCCGAGGGTCTCGAAGCCGATTATGCGGCTTGCATGTTGGGCCTGCGAGATTACGTCAATAAGAACGGCTTCAAGGATGTTGTGCTTGGCTTGTCAGGTGGTATCGACTCAGCGATCTGCACCGCGTTAGGCGTCGATGCATTGGGCAAAGATCGCGTGCGCTGTGTGATGCTGCCTTATCGTTATACATCGGAGGAATCGTTGAAAGACGCCGCCGATTGCGCGAAGGCGCTCGGCGTGCGTTACGATATTGTTCCGATTGCAGAGCCGGTTGAAGGTTTCCTTTCTGCGCTCAAACCAATGTTTGAAGGCACTGAAAGCGGTGTAACCGAGGAAAACCTGCAAAGCCGTGCGCGCGGCACTATTCTTATGGCCATCTCCAACAAGTTTGGCTCAATGGTTGTGACTACCGGCAACAAGTCGGAAATGTCGGTGGGCTATGCGACGCTATATGGCGACATGAATGGCGGCTTCAACCCCATCAAGGACGTCTACAAGATGCAGGTGTTCGCACTGTCTGAATGGCGCAACAACAATGTTCCGGTGGGAAGCCTTTGCCCATCCCGCGAAGTGATCCCGACTAATATCATTACAAAAGCACCGTCGGCCGAGTTACGCGAAAACCAGACCGATCAGGACAGTCTTCCACCTTATCCGGTGCTGGACGACATTCTCGAATGCCTCGTTGAAAACGAGATGAGCAATGCCGAGATTGTTGCGCGCGGTCATTCGCTTGAGACGGTGCAACGGATCGAGCATCTGCTCAATCTGGCCGAATATAA
This genomic stretch from Brucella pseudogrignonensis harbors:
- a CDS encoding DUF2059 domain-containing protein, with the translated sequence MIPATGFRRLIAPFSALVLMSGIHAASAQEISASHLDAARAAIASIQATEQFDEILPSAARALKGELIQKDPNLEALITKTVDDKAIALAARRADLETESARAYANAFSEDELKAIAAFYTSDAGKKLLAEGPIVTREVVKAANIWQNGIARDLATSVAEVLAAQAGAAAAPEQPAQ
- the gor gene encoding glutathione-disulfide reductase, with the protein product MAGYDYDLFVIGGGSGGVRAGRLAGAMGKKVGLAEEYRMGGTCVIRGCVPKKLFVYASQFPEHFEDAAGYGWDVGKSSFDWKKLIEAKDKEIDRLEGLYRKGLENSKVEIFASRAELIDAHTIELKADGRRVTADQILIATGGFASVHESLPGAEYCITSNEAFHLEKLPKAIVIAGGGYIAVEFANIFHGLGVETTIVYRGKEILSRFDHDLRHLLHETMEAKGIRIICGAVFEKVEKQANGELKVLLTNGETLNVGQVMMAIGRKPNTKGLGLEKAGVKTDALGAIEVDDYSRTSASNIWAVGDVINRVQLTPVAIHEAMCFLETAFKNNPTKPDHDLIATAVFSQPEIGTVGLPEDEAAKKYAELEIYRALFRPMKNTLSGRNEKMLMKLIVDAESRKVVGAHIMGPDAGEMAQLLGISLKAGATKDDFDRTMAVHPTAAEELVTMYKPTYRVVNGKKVEN
- a CDS encoding P-II family nitrogen regulator; this encodes MKKIEAIIKPFKLDEVKEALQEVGLQGITVIEAKGFGRQKGHTELYRGAEYVVDFLPKVKVEVIVADETVDGAIEAIRKAAQTGRIGDGKIFVSNIEEVIRIRTGESGVDAI
- a CDS encoding HAD family hydrolase — translated: MFAANSKPIIVFDLDGTLVETAPDLLDSLNHCLSISGLKTADHGALRRFVGQGGRVMIERAFAAQQKQVDDAKLDELVEKFRAHYSANMPGHSSFYPGVLEAMDRFSANGYTLAVCTNKFEALAVKLLKAMGEANRFAAICGADTFAFRKPDPRHLTETIALAGGNRDLAIMVGDSRTDIDTAKAAGIPVVAVDFGYTDLPVQHYEPSRVISHYDEFTLEMADQLLEAVADKV
- the glnA gene encoding type I glutamate--ammonia ligase; this translates as MTTANDILKQIKDNDVKFVDLRFTDPKGKLHHVTMDVGLVDEEMFEDGVMFDGSSIGGWKAINESDMVLKPDPETAHIDPFFAQSTLVILCDILDPISGEAYGRDPRGTAKKAESYMKSLNIGDTVYVGPEAEFFVFDDVKFKVDPFNTGFKLDSTELPSNDDTDYETGNMGHRPRVKGGYFPVPPVDSLQDMRSEMLTVLTEMGVTVEKHHHEVASAQHELGTKFDTLVRNADKMQIQKYVVHQVANAYGKTATFMPKPVFGDNGSGMHVHFSIWKDGKPTFAGNEYAGLSENCLFFIGGVIKHAKAVNAFTNPSTNSYKRLVPGYEAPVLLAYSARNRSASCRIPFGSSPKSKRLEVRFPDPSANPYLCFAALLMAGLDGIKNKIHPGQAMDKDLYDLPAKELKKIPTVCGSLREALQALDKDREFLKAGGVFEDDQIDSFIELKMAEVLRYETTPHPVEFDMYYSV
- a CDS encoding ATP12 family chaperone protein, whose translation is MRDTLSDPQAEMPISQTDPVKRSQELMRTPLPKRFYEKAEVAETEGGFTVHLDGRPVKTPARAVLLLPTAQAAEIVAEEFRAQVEVIDPSKMPATRLVNTAIDGIAQDPQAVFEDILRFAGTDMICYRAASPKELVARQTEQWCPLIDWAESLGARFALAEGVMHVEQSREAIAAFGVHLTEFRNPIALASLHTMTTLTGSALIALAIAKGELSVEDGWKRAHLDEDWTVEHWGEDAEAQARRKTRHGEMLVAARVLQAL
- a CDS encoding diacylglycerol kinase; translated protein: MKRIFLAFLNSMRALKHLAKHEKAVQQELVLFLLSLPIAFFIAPTWLTFLLMTGSILFLILVEVLNTGIEATCDAVSRDFHKEIQIAKDCGSLAVLIAIVFVTVTWVYILFTTYLI
- the rpiA gene encoding ribose-5-phosphate isomerase RpiA, which encodes MDEARKLKIAAAAEALTHVKDGMRLGIGTGSTAEEFVRLLAEKVKSGFKVIGVPTSERTAELCADLGIALTTLEETPHLDLTIDGADEVDPNLSLIKGGGGALLREKIVATASDSMIVIADGSKVVETLGRFPLPIEVNRFGLKATLLGIEAAAAQCGLAGPLVLRLKDGAPFVTDGGHYIVDASFGRIPDPKILSDALFAIPGVVEHGLFIGLARAAIIAGADGIRTMNRP
- a CDS encoding class II 3-deoxy-7-phosphoheptulonate synthase, with amino-acid sequence MTKNWTPNSWRDKPIKQVPFYPDAQALTDVEARLRTYPPLVFAGEARKLKTQLAAVAEGKAFLLQGGDCAESFAEHGADNIRDFFRVFLQMAVVLTFGASKPVVKVGRIAGQFAKPRSSDMETLNGVELPSYRGDIINGIDFDEASRIPDPQRQDMAYRQSAATLNLLRAFAQGGYANLENVHQWMLGFVGKSPQAERYAALAQRISETMNFMRAIGITSDSNHSLRETDFYTSHEALLLGYEEALTRVDSTSGDWYGTSGHMIWIGDRTRQADHAHIEYCRGIKNPLGLKCGPSLQPDDLIRLIDLLNPENEAGRLTLIARFGYDKVGDHLPQLIRAVEREGRKVVWSCDPMHGNTITAGGYKTRPFDRILKEVESFFAIHRAEGSHPGGIHVEMTGKNVTECTGGARAISAEDLHDRYHTHCDPRLNADQALELAFLLAELLKKERDAGTEKQAVNA
- a CDS encoding NAD(P)H-hydrate dehydratase, yielding MFELLTPEQMSRADAITIDSGKRDGFSLMLAAGHAVAEVARSMFSARGPIAILCGPGNNGGDGYVAAQFLIEAGREVICFGTKQPRERSNAMRALHFYKGEVHRLSAMVPTDFVGIIDALYGAGLSRPVDGVEARVIDRVNASDIPVLAVDLPSGISGFNGRVLGNAINARATVTFFRKKPGHLLQPGRTHCGVLHVADIGILDNVLDKIAPNTFENAPELWRDQLPALSINAHKYSRGHAVVFSGPEHSTGAARLSAMAAARSGSGAVTLLSPPHAFATNAAHLTSIMVRETRSIKDVEAFLIDRKVAACVLGPGYGSAKFARDHAPLLLSAANNRAEHLKGLVLDADGITAFEERPEQLFNAKRSDHTALVLTPHEGEFRRLFPDIAADSETSKPDKARQAAKRANAVVIYKGPDTVIAAQDGRAAINANGTPLLATAGSGDVLAGIICGLLSQGMPAFEAACAAVWIHADAARRFGHGLIAEDLPLQLPAVWSALERSAS